Proteins encoded within one genomic window of Thermus neutrinimicus:
- a CDS encoding PQQ-binding-like beta-propeller repeat protein produces MKLRWIQYIQGVPRYPVLAGDKVMIVAYNRTVHQYEVMACRSHDGELRWKLALPAGGYGRPATDGSRLYMLWGQSGLAALNVENGDLQWAWKTPWRIRSGPVLFKDMVYLCAGDSIIAVNKEDGRETRRFQVGRTFLFGNPCVSLIDSHPLLFVLGAEPSNNYLYCVSLDDTGAPVSLEWKRPIGKTGVVSSETAGPAVGADRIVIGSLDGTVTCFACATGQVLWTDHVGEVTIRSAAFTDGERVYVTTLGGSILAYSLHTGARLWERQLYAEGIWAPPALAAGLLIVLGGGVLEAIDPSNGSSVAQVAVGHGPYSAPVPSGTHVFVGGGDPPFTGYLFAVDLAVADPTSMADQNLADLEIQANDWEIQISFRVPPLVTDLWLDGRPLGADAVIRPVRRADRAYFRIALAPGKRIGKYALPVALWRQDKLIWNTILVDLGMNRGPTLGLPQQARVSHLIFEPQAEPTASGAAALSMLLGHFGLKVSQQHVKEMADYLVETWQVDPHHKWSGVAMRISHAGARDVRAKKPS; encoded by the coding sequence ATGAAGCTGCGGTGGATCCAGTACATCCAAGGAGTCCCACGGTATCCTGTTCTGGCTGGCGACAAAGTCATGATCGTGGCATATAACCGGACGGTACACCAGTACGAGGTGATGGCCTGCCGCTCCCACGACGGGGAGCTCAGGTGGAAGTTAGCTCTCCCTGCCGGCGGCTACGGACGTCCAGCAACGGACGGATCGAGGCTTTACATGCTCTGGGGCCAGTCCGGGTTGGCTGCCCTAAACGTCGAGAACGGAGACCTGCAGTGGGCATGGAAAACACCGTGGCGGATCAGGAGCGGCCCGGTTCTTTTTAAAGACATGGTCTACCTATGTGCTGGAGACTCTATCATCGCCGTCAACAAAGAAGATGGGCGGGAAACACGAAGGTTCCAGGTGGGGCGAACATTTCTGTTCGGCAACCCCTGCGTCTCCCTTATTGACTCCCATCCTTTGTTGTTTGTCTTGGGTGCGGAACCGTCAAACAATTACCTGTACTGCGTCTCCCTAGACGACACGGGAGCACCCGTCAGTCTTGAGTGGAAACGGCCAATTGGTAAGACCGGAGTTGTGTCGTCGGAAACGGCCGGACCTGCCGTGGGCGCCGACCGTATCGTGATCGGATCGCTCGACGGCACAGTTACCTGCTTCGCATGCGCCACGGGGCAGGTATTGTGGACAGATCACGTGGGGGAGGTCACGATTCGCAGCGCTGCCTTTACGGATGGGGAACGTGTCTACGTCACCACACTCGGGGGCTCCATTCTCGCTTACAGCCTGCACACGGGGGCCCGGTTGTGGGAGCGGCAATTGTACGCGGAGGGGATCTGGGCCCCTCCAGCCCTGGCGGCTGGACTTCTGATCGTCCTGGGTGGTGGTGTCCTCGAGGCCATCGACCCGTCCAACGGGTCGTCCGTGGCACAAGTTGCGGTGGGTCATGGCCCCTACTCCGCCCCCGTTCCCTCCGGAACTCATGTATTCGTGGGCGGTGGGGATCCCCCGTTCACGGGCTATCTCTTCGCGGTGGACCTGGCGGTGGCCGATCCCACCAGCATGGCGGACCAAAACCTCGCCGATCTTGAAATCCAAGCTAACGATTGGGAAATTCAGATTTCCTTCCGGGTTCCACCTTTGGTTACAGACCTCTGGCTCGATGGACGGCCCCTGGGGGCGGATGCGGTGATTCGTCCTGTTCGTCGGGCAGATCGGGCTTACTTTCGCATTGCGCTCGCCCCCGGCAAGCGCATCGGAAAGTACGCCCTCCCTGTGGCACTGTGGCGCCAGGATAAGCTCATCTGGAACACGATTCTCGTCGATCTCGGAATGAACCGTGGGCCTACATTGGGGTTACCTCAGCAAGCGCGGGTCTCACATCTCATCTTTGAGCCCCAGGCCGAGCCAACTGCCAGCGGTGCTGCCGCGTTGTCGATGCTGCTTGGGCATTTTGGGCTGAAGGTGTCCCAGCAGCACGTCAAGGAGATGGCGGACTATCTGGTGGAAACGTGGCAGGTGGACCCACACC